TATATATTGCTCCCGAAAGGCTCATGACGCCAGGAACATTTTCTTTTTTAAAGAAGGGGAAGATCAGCCTATTTGCAATTGACGAAGCGCATTGCATTTCCGAGTGGGGGCACGATTTCCGGCCTGAATATAGAAAACTGAAACTTTTGAGAAATCCGAAGACAGGATTTCCTCATATTCCGATTATCGCGCTCACGGCAACAGCTACAGAAAGAGTTCGAGAAGATATTGTATCACAACTCAACCTTAATATTGATCCGGAAAAAGGGCCTTATGTAGCCAGTTTTAACCGTAAAAATCTTTATTATGAGGTCAGGCCAAAGAAGGATACATTTTCCGAAATCACCGATTACCTGCGCAGGCATAGAGGTGAAGCAGGAATCATCTACTGCCAGAGCCGAAACAGCGTCGAAGCACTTGCAAAAAAACTGAATCTCGCAGGGTTCAGGGCTCTTCCTTACCATGCGGGTCTTTCAGATGCCGATCGAGCCCGAAACCAGGATATGTTCATTAAAGACGATGTGGATATCATAGTAGCTACAATCGCTTTCGGGATGGGTATTGATAAGTCTAATGTACGTTTCGTAATACATTATGACCTTCCCAGAAATCTTGAGAGTTATTATCAGGAGACCGGCAGAGGCGGAAGGGATGGTAGCCCCTGCGAATGCATTCTTTTTTTCAGCAGGGGTGACCGTTTCAAGATAGAATACTTTATCTCACAGAAGACAAACGAGAAGGAGAAAGACATTTCTCTTGTGCAGTTAAGGCAGATGGTAGCTTATTGCGAGGGAAACAAATGCAGGCGTCAGACTTTAATGGAATACTTTGGGGAGGTTCTTTTAGAACCTTGTGGGAACTGTGACAACTGCCTTACTCCAAAAGGCACTTTTGATGGAACCGAAGCTACAAAGAAATTGATTACCTGCATCCAGGAATTGAACCAGCGCTTTGGCACTAACTATGTTATCGATATTCTCACAGGCTCAAAAAATAAAAAAATCCGGCAAAATCGACATGAAAAGTTGAAAAGTCACGGTATTGGTCGGGAATTTACTAAAGAACAATGGAGGTCGTTAGCTTCCGAAATGATAAATACCGGTCTTCTAAACGTGAGTGGCGCGAAGTACCCCATATTGAAACTTAACGCAATGAGCAGGAAGATACTGGCAGGGACGGAACGAGTTGAGCTTGTCTGTCCTGAAGGATTTGTGCCTGAAGCTGAAGAGCACTCGATTCCTTCTTCAATAGCTGCCGGTATAAAAGGCAAAAAAGCTGATGATTTGTGTTACCCTGTAGAAGGGTCTTCAGAAGGGGCTCTCTCAGGAAAATTTTCAGTTGCGGCTGATATTCTGAAAAACACAGAAGCCAGAAAGAATCTAAAATCAGGAAAAGAGCCTGATCCTATTCTTTTTGAGCGGTTAAAAGCTCTGAGAAAGGAAATTGCCCTAAAGAAAAATCTTCCTCCTTACATCATTTTCTCTGACACCACACTTAAGGAAATGTCTACAAGCTTTCCGCGCAACCATGAGGAATTTCATTCCATTACAGGAGTTGGAGAGCATAAATTGAGGAAGTACGGGGATGTTTTCCTCAAGGAAATTGAGAATTATTGTAGGGATTATAATTTAATGCCTGATGGAAAACCTGAAAGTCCAGAGATTACCCGCAGAGACCCTGAATATGAGGAGATAACATCAGAGGAATTAATTCCAAATGGTGACGATTCTGAAACTGAAAT
This region of Methanosarcina flavescens genomic DNA includes:
- the recQ gene encoding DNA helicase RecQ; the protein is MYSALRQYFGYTSFRPLQEEIIRDVLEKKDVFVLMPTGGGKSMCYQLPALLFDGVTIVVSPLISLMKDQVDGLEANGIAAACMNSAQSAREIRDVKTAFLENRLKILYIAPERLMTPGTFSFLKKGKISLFAIDEAHCISEWGHDFRPEYRKLKLLRNPKTGFPHIPIIALTATATERVREDIVSQLNLNIDPEKGPYVASFNRKNLYYEVRPKKDTFSEITDYLRRHRGEAGIIYCQSRNSVEALAKKLNLAGFRALPYHAGLSDADRARNQDMFIKDDVDIIVATIAFGMGIDKSNVRFVIHYDLPRNLESYYQETGRGGRDGSPCECILFFSRGDRFKIEYFISQKTNEKEKDISLVQLRQMVAYCEGNKCRRQTLMEYFGEVLLEPCGNCDNCLTPKGTFDGTEATKKLITCIQELNQRFGTNYVIDILTGSKNKKIRQNRHEKLKSHGIGREFTKEQWRSLASEMINTGLLNVSGAKYPILKLNAMSRKILAGTERVELVCPEGFVPEAEEHSIPSSIAAGIKGKKADDLCYPVEGSSEGALSGKFSVAADILKNTEARKNLKSGKEPDPILFERLKALRKEIALKKNLPPYIIFSDTTLKEMSTSFPRNHEEFHSITGVGEHKLRKYGDVFLKEIENYCRDYNLMPDGKPESPEITRRDPEYEEITSEELIPNGDDSETEIGIIETKMPDSEADDMSSLETGDLLTKRRRYLDTSIQDWSERNSLTGNSGEIDSAEALPESESVDVIKASPVESVLSETDSLERTFSLFQKGFSVYEIAEIQGINTRVVFRQLEELALTGDVRGTGRIFPPERQLQIKAALESLELEVDSLIRARVGENCQEEEMKFIKALLLSRICFSRPENCE